GCCAGCGCAACAGGTTCGGATTGCGCCAGCTGCGGTCGACGTTGTCGATCAGCGCGTCGAACCACAGCACTCGGGACGCCTCCTCGGCGTCCGGCGGGAACGCCTCGGGATCGAAGCCGAACGCGCCCGGCAGGAAGTCCATGCCCAGGTTCAGCCCGCTGCTGGCCGCCAGCAGCTCTTGGACCTCCTCGTCGGGTTCGTGTCGCGCGATGCGCGGGTCCATCTCGACCAGTACGAGATCGGGGACGCGGAAACCGAGCCTGCGTGCCAGCTCGCCCGCGATGATCTCCGCCGCCAACACCTTGGGCCCCTGGCCCGCCGCTCGGAACTTCACGACGTAGGTGCCCTCGTCGTCGGCCTCGACCAGGCCGGGGAGGGAGCCGCCCTCGCGGAGCGGTGTCACGTACCGCGTCCCGGTCACCGTCGGGATCACCCTGGCCGCCTTCCCGCGACGCCCGTGCGTCGCCGAGCACACCGTAATGCGCGACCCGGAGAGCGAGCAGGCAGCCCTGCGGCGTGGTGCCGCGCACCCCGGCGACGGCGGGCCCGGCGGCCCGGACGTTCGCGGCCCTAAGCCTTGCGATCCGCAGGCTCCGGGCCGCACGAGACCTGGAGCCGCTCGACGTGGTCGGGCGCGCCGATTCTGCGTAGCGTCGAGGCGTGAGCGATCTTCCGACGTCCGTCGCCCCCGCGACCCCCGACGACCTGCCCGCGACCCTCGGCGCACTACGTGCCACCGGACACCGACTGCGCGGCGTCAAGGACGAGCTGCGGGAGAATCTGCTGGCGGCACTGCGCGCGGGCATCGACCCGTGGCCGGGCATCGTGGGCTTCGACCGCACCGTCCTGCCGCAGCTCGAGCGCGCCCTGCTCGCCGGGCACGACATCGTGCTGCTCGGCGAGCGAGGGCAGGGCAAGACCCGTCTGCTGCGCACCCTCGTCGGACTGCTCGACGAGTGGGCTCCGGTGATCCGCGGCGCCGAGCTGGCCGAGCATCCGTTCGACCCGATCACTCCCGCGAGCCGTCGTCGAGCTGCCGAACTCGGCGCGGACCTGCCGATCGACTGGGTGCACCGGTCCGCCCGCTACACCGAGAAACTGGCCACGCCGGACTCCTCGGTCGGCGACCTCATCGGCGACGTGGACCCCGTCAAGGTCGCCGAGGGACGCAGCCTCGGCGACCCGGAGACCATCCACTTCGGCCTGGTCCCGCGTGCCCACCGCGGCATCGTGGCGATCAACGAGCTGCCCGACCTCGCCGAACGCATCCAGGTCGCCCTCCTCAACGTCATGGAGGAGCGCGACGTCCAGGTACGCGGCTACACGTTGCGCCTGCCGTTGGACGTCGTGGTCGCCGCCACCGCGAACCCGGAGGACTACACGAACCGCGGGCGGATCATCACCCCGCTCAAGGATCGTTTCGGAGCCGAGATCCGCACGCACTACCCGCTGGAGATCGCGGCGGAGACGGCGCTGGTCCGGCAGGAGGCGGACCTGGTCGCGGAGGTCGGCGATCACCTGGTGGAGGTGCTGGCCCGCTTCGTGCGGAGTCTGCGGGAGTCCACGTCGGTGGACCAGCGGTCCGGCGTGTCGGCGCGCTTCGCGGTGGCCGCCGCCGAGACGGTCGCGGCCGCCGCGCTGCGCCGCGCCGCCCGCACCGGTGAGGCCGATGCCGTGGCCCGGCCGGTCGATCTCGACGGCGTCGTCCCCGTGCTGCGCGGAAAGATCGAGTTCGAAGCGGGAGAGGAGGGGCGCGAGGAGGAGCTGCTCGGCCACCTGCTATGCCGGGCGACCGCGGACACCGCCCGGCAGCTGCTCGCGGGCGTCGACCTCGGGCCGCTGGCCGAGGCAGTCGCGACCACCCCGGTCGCCACGGGGGAGCGGGTCACGGCCGAGGCGTTGCTGCGGACGCTGCCCGAGCTGCCCGTGACGGCGGAGGTCGCGAAGCGGCTGGGCGCCGACCCGACCGGCGCGGCGGGCCCGATCGCCTCCGCGGTCGAGCTGGCGCTGGAACTGTTGTATCTGTCTCGACGGCTCGGCAAGGACACCGACGACGACCAGACCGTCTACGGCGTGTGACCCGGGACGGAGACGAGGACGAGATGGACGACGGCACAGAGGACGGCGAGTCACGCCGGACCGGCCTCGGCGGGGACGACGCGGGGAGAGGTGCCGCGGGTCCAGGCCCGGCGGGCTATCGCTACGTCCGCTGGCTCGGCGGCCCCGATCCGCTCGCGCCGCCGCTGGATCTGCGGGCGGCGCTGACGGAGTTGGGCCGGGACGTCATGGACGGCTCGTCGGCCAGGGCCGCGCTACGGGAACTGCTGCGACGAGGACTGCCCGCTCGCACCGGGCTCGACGAGCTGACCAGGCGAGTCTGGGAGCAGCGCTCGCGGCTGCAACGGCGACATCGGGTCGACGGGACGCTGACCGAGGTCCGTGAGCTGCTCGCCCGCGCCGTGGCGGAGGAGCGACGGGTGCTGTTCCCCGAGCCGACCGACGACGCGCGGTTCCGTGAGATGCGGCTCGACGCGCTGCCGAACAACCCGGGCCGGGCGGTACGGGAGCTGGGCGACTACCGGTGGCGATCCGATCAGGCGGCGGCCGACTACGCGCGGATCCGGGAACTCCTCGGCGAGCAGCTGCTCGACGCCCGCTTCGAGGGGATGCGGCAGGCGATGCGCGAGGCCGGGCCGGAGCAGGCGGCACAGGTCCGTGCGATGCTCGCCGACCTCAACGCTCTGCTCGCGGCGCATGCCTCGGGCGCGGCCGACGTGCCCGCGAGGTTCGCCGCCTTCATGGCCGAGCACGGTCGCCTCTTCCCGGAGCGCCCCCGTGACGTGGAGGAGTTGATCGACATCCTGGCGGCCCGCGCGGCCGCGGCGGCCAGGACCCTCAACTCGCTCTCGCCCGAGCAGCGCGCCGAGCTGACCGAGTTGTCCAGACAGGCCTTCGGCGATGCTCGGCTGTCCGAGGCGCTCGGCGAGCTGGACACCCGATTGCGAGCTCTGCGGCCTGGAGAGGACTGGCGGGGCAGCGGCCGGTTTCGGGGCGACCAGCCCTTGTCGCTGTCCGAGGCCGCCGAGGTCATGACGGAGCTGGGTGAACTCGACGAGCTGGCCGAACAGCTCGCCCAGGACTATCCGGGCGCCCGCCTGGAGGACGTGGACCTGGCGGCGCTGGAACGCGGACTCGGGCCCGACGCGCGGATCGCCGTGCGCGGCCTGGTCGAGCTGGAACAGGAGTTGACGCGGGGCGGTCTCCTGCGCCGCGCCGCCGACGGCGGTCTGCGACTCACGCCGCGCGCCCTGCGCACACTGGGCCAAGAGCTGCTGCGCGACGTGCTGGACGAGATGCGGGACCGGCGCGGCGAGCGGGACACCCGCCGCACGGGGGCGGCAGGCGAGCCGACCGGGTCGACCAGGGCGTGGCGGTTCGGCGACACCGAGCCGTGGGACGCGGCCACGACCGCGCGCAATGCCGCGTTGCGCCGCGCCGCCCTACCCGGACCCCCGTTGGCGGTGTCCGACATCGAGATCGCCGAGACCGAGACACGCACGCGCGCGGCGGTGGTGTTGTGCGTGGACGTGTCCTGGTCCATGGTGCAGGACGGCCGATGGGCGCCGATGAAGCGCACGGCGCTGGCCCTGCATCACCTGGTGAGCACGCGCTTCCGGGGCGACGATCTGCGGATCGTCACCTTCGGCAGGCATGCCGCGACGACGGACATCGCGGGGCTCACCGAGCTGGAGGCCACGATGGAGCAGGGCACGAACCTGCACCACGCGCTCCTGCTCGCGGGCAGGCATCTGCGGAGGCGGCCGGACGCGATGCCCGTCGTCCTGGTGGTCACCGACGGTGAGCCCACCGCGCACCTGGAATCCGACGGCGAGACGGTGTTCGACTATCCGCCGCGGCCGCGGACGCTGCGGGCCACACTGGCCGAGGTGGAGACGCTGGCCAGGGCGGGCACGGCGTTGAGCGTCTTCCGACTCGGCGACGACGAGCGTCTCACCGCCTTCGTCGAACTGCTCGCACGTCGGGCAGGCGGACGGGTGTTCGCCCCCGACCTCGACGGGTTGGGCGCGGCCGTGGTCGGCGACTACCTGCGAACGCGACGTTCGCGGCGGTGACGTCGGCCGGGGCGGATGGCAACGGCGTCCCGGAGGCCGAGCTCGTGCCGGCGGGGCGACTCGAACGGCGGGGCGACTCGAACGGCGGGCACGGGTCGGCGCCTTCGTCCGATCACACCCGCCGGCCGACAGGGAAGTCGAGTGGCGTCGTGTCCGCCGGCACGAAGCCCGTGGATCGGGTCTGCCTCTCCGCCTGGACCGATTCTCGACGTCTGGCTCGCCTGGCGGTGTGTCACCGAGGACGGGTTCGTCAGCGGCCGTCTCCCCTCCGTGCCGCACCGTCCTCGCCGGCCGCCCAGGCGCCGAGCAGCACGTGTCGGGGAGGGGGCGGCGTGCGGCCGCGCTTGCGCGGCCACCGGCGTTCCGTCGTCCCGTGTGAGTCAGGCGAGTCGGGCGAAGGCGGCGTCGACCGCTGCGGTCAGGCGGGACGGTTCGTCGTCGGCGGCCGTGCGACCGGCATGGAAGCAGGCGATGCCGAGTTCGGCGGCCAGCGAGGCGGTCGCCGGCTCGGCGCCGTTGTCGGTCAGCAGCTCCACGAGCTCGGTGACGTGCCTGCGTTGCTTGGTGAGGCTCCTCGCCAGCAGCTCGGGCTGTTCGGCGACGAGCCGTTCGTGTTCGGTGTACGCCTCGGGGTCCTCGACCAGTTCCGCGGTGAAGGCCACGACGACGCGGCGGACGTAGGCGAGCGCGGCGGGGAGTGAGTCGCCGATCGCCTCGGGCGCGGGCGTGTGTGTCGCCTCGGCGGTCATCGACTTCCCGCCTTCGGCGGCGAACACGACCTCCTGCTTGTCGCCGAAGTAGCGGAAGAACGTGGCGCGCCCTACCTCGGCGCGGGCTGCGATGTCGGTGACGGTGACCTGGTCGAAGCCGTGTTCGGCGAACAGCTCGCGCGCGGCAGTGATGATCGACTCACGCACTCGCTGCTGTCTTCTCTCCCGCAGTGTCGGTGGATCGGACGGCGCCATGTCCCGGAGTCTATCCGGGCGCGGCGCGAGGAATTGTGATACTAAGTATCAACAGATACCAAGTATCAACTGAAGGGTGGGTTCCTATGAAGTGGCGCAGCATCACGATGGTGATCGCGGGCCTCGCAGTCCTGACCTCCGCCGTCCTCTCGATCAACCCCGGCACGCCTGCGGCGGAGGCCGGGGCGTCGGACGAACGGCAGACCGAACGTCGGACCCGCGCGTTCGTCACTGCACTGGAGGCGAAGGATCAGGCTGCCGTCGTCGCCATGCTCGACCGGAACGTGGAACTGACGGTGGCCCTGTCGTTCTCCGGAGAGCCGGAACCGGCAGGCCGATTCGCCGGCGAGACAGAGGTCCTCGGCTACCTCACCGGGGTGTTCACGAACATGGCCGCCATCGCCTTCGTCGACGAGCGGGTGAGCGTGACGTCCGACGGCAGGACCTCGTTCCTCCAGGCGACCGGCGACTTCACCACCGCGGACGGGCGGCCCTATCGCAACGTCTACGTCTTCCGGCTGGACTGGCACGAGGGGCGCCTCGTCCGGATCGAGGAATACGGCAATCCGATCACCTACTGTCAGACCTTCGGCGATCCCGACTGCTGAGCCCTCCCTCTGACCGGTCGACGGCGGACCGCTGGGCGGACACCGCCGACCGCAGCCCGGTTCGTGGTGCCGTGGACCGTCTGCCGTCGGCTCGAAGAGCCGTCGCCGAGCCGGGACGGCGATGATCGGAGGCATCCCGCCTCCGATCATCGGTTCCCGGCCGCCTGCGGTCCCCGCGGTGGTCGTCGTGCGATCGTCCGCACGACGAGGCGCCCGCGGCCGCGGTGGATCGACCCGCCGCCATCCCTCATGGTGTTCACCGGCCGTCGTCGCCTGCCTCCGGGCGACAGCCGGACGGCGGTGTGCTTCACCGAGGGGGTGGTGCCAGCCCCACCCCCTCTTGGGATGGTGTCGTCATCGACCCTGCCCCGGTGGTGCTTCTAGCGTTCTCCTGGAGTCGACGAGGGGAGCCGACACATGATCGGGATGGCGCGGTGCACCGGGGCGGCGCCGACGGACGACCCGGCTGCGGCGGACCACGCCGAACGGGCCTGGCGTCAGGTGGGGCCGGGCGGGACCGTCGAATGGGACCCGCACCGGGACGCCACCGCCGCCCGGTCGCGTCCGACGTCTGCTCGGCGTGTCGTGGACGTCGGCTCGGCGGTTCCCAGCCGGGCAGACACGGAGAATCGGAAGCCCGTCCTCGGGACGTCGTCACCAGCGGCCCCTGCCGTGGTCCTCTCGGCCGCGGTGGTCCTGATGATGTATCAGGATCAGCCGTTCGCCTTGGTACGGCAGACGTCGATCGTGCTGACCGCGTTGTTCTCCCCCGTCCAGGGCGGGCAGGAGCAGGACTGGTGGGTGCTGCTGT
This genomic stretch from Actinoalloteichus hoggarensis harbors:
- a CDS encoding HipA family kinase encodes the protein MIPTVTGTRYVTPLREGGSLPGLVEADDEGTYVVKFRAAGQGPKVLAAEIIAGELARRLGFRVPDLVLVEMDPRIARHEPDEEVQELLAASSGLNLGMDFLPGAFGFDPEAFPPDAEEASRVLWFDALIDNVDRSWRNPNLLRWHRELWLIDHGAALWFHHDWPRAGTAATRPFRSDDHVLVRHAADLAGVHRELAPAVTESLLTEVVALVPDPWLIDADGGSDAAERRAAYVSHFLRRIESAPRWLPGGTT
- a CDS encoding nuclear transport factor 2 family protein, which produces MKWRSITMVIAGLAVLTSAVLSINPGTPAAEAGASDERQTERRTRAFVTALEAKDQAAVVAMLDRNVELTVALSFSGEPEPAGRFAGETEVLGYLTGVFTNMAAIAFVDERVSVTSDGRTSFLQATGDFTTADGRPYRNVYVFRLDWHEGRLVRIEEYGNPITYCQTFGDPDC
- a CDS encoding TetR family transcriptional regulator, translated to MAPSDPPTLRERRQQRVRESIITAARELFAEHGFDQVTVTDIAARAEVGRATFFRYFGDKQEVVFAAEGGKSMTAEATHTPAPEAIGDSLPAALAYVRRVVVAFTAELVEDPEAYTEHERLVAEQPELLARSLTKQRRHVTELVELLTDNGAEPATASLAAELGIACFHAGRTAADDEPSRLTAAVDAAFARLA
- a CDS encoding VWA domain-containing protein yields the protein MDDGTEDGESRRTGLGGDDAGRGAAGPGPAGYRYVRWLGGPDPLAPPLDLRAALTELGRDVMDGSSARAALRELLRRGLPARTGLDELTRRVWEQRSRLQRRHRVDGTLTEVRELLARAVAEERRVLFPEPTDDARFREMRLDALPNNPGRAVRELGDYRWRSDQAAADYARIRELLGEQLLDARFEGMRQAMREAGPEQAAQVRAMLADLNALLAAHASGAADVPARFAAFMAEHGRLFPERPRDVEELIDILAARAAAAARTLNSLSPEQRAELTELSRQAFGDARLSEALGELDTRLRALRPGEDWRGSGRFRGDQPLSLSEAAEVMTELGELDELAEQLAQDYPGARLEDVDLAALERGLGPDARIAVRGLVELEQELTRGGLLRRAADGGLRLTPRALRTLGQELLRDVLDEMRDRRGERDTRRTGAAGEPTGSTRAWRFGDTEPWDAATTARNAALRRAALPGPPLAVSDIEIAETETRTRAAVVLCVDVSWSMVQDGRWAPMKRTALALHHLVSTRFRGDDLRIVTFGRHAATTDIAGLTELEATMEQGTNLHHALLLAGRHLRRRPDAMPVVLVVTDGEPTAHLESDGETVFDYPPRPRTLRATLAEVETLARAGTALSVFRLGDDERLTAFVELLARRAGGRVFAPDLDGLGAAVVGDYLRTRRSRR
- a CDS encoding sigma 54-interacting transcriptional regulator — protein: MSDLPTSVAPATPDDLPATLGALRATGHRLRGVKDELRENLLAALRAGIDPWPGIVGFDRTVLPQLERALLAGHDIVLLGERGQGKTRLLRTLVGLLDEWAPVIRGAELAEHPFDPITPASRRRAAELGADLPIDWVHRSARYTEKLATPDSSVGDLIGDVDPVKVAEGRSLGDPETIHFGLVPRAHRGIVAINELPDLAERIQVALLNVMEERDVQVRGYTLRLPLDVVVAATANPEDYTNRGRIITPLKDRFGAEIRTHYPLEIAAETALVRQEADLVAEVGDHLVEVLARFVRSLRESTSVDQRSGVSARFAVAAAETVAAAALRRAARTGEADAVARPVDLDGVVPVLRGKIEFEAGEEGREEELLGHLLCRATADTARQLLAGVDLGPLAEAVATTPVATGERVTAEALLRTLPELPVTAEVAKRLGADPTGAAGPIASAVELALELLYLSRRLGKDTDDDQTVYGV